Proteins from one Chloroflexota bacterium genomic window:
- a CDS encoding GIY-YIG nuclease family protein, which produces MRNYYVYIMTNPPHTTLYVGMTNDLKRRISEHKGKLIKGYTNAYNATYLVHYEIAEDAATAIAREKQIKRWLRAKKIALIESNNPEWKDLSVEWLDDEG; this is translated from the coding sequence ATGCGCAACTACTACGTCTACATTATGACCAACCCGCCGCATACGACGCTGTATGTTGGTATGACGAACGACCTGAAGCGCCGGATCAGCGAGCACAAGGGCAAACTCATCAAGGGTTATACGAACGCGTACAACGCGACCTACCTGGTTCACTACGAGATTGCCGAGGACGCTGCAACGGCGATCGCGCGCGAGAAACAGATCAAAAGGTGGCTGCGAGCAAAGAAGATCGCCCTGATCGAATCGAACAATCCGGAGTGGAAGGATTTGAGCGTCGAGTGGCTGGACGATGAAGGCTGA
- a CDS encoding cyclase family protein, whose amino-acid sequence MQGARVFDLEQSRHAGMPVHPSHKPGYLYTLYRRHQDTYAPERDGPRSSASGMLSMMEHTGTHIDAHAHQADSLTLCGGIAVTPQVQTPAGFTRGGVEEIAPIVARGVLLDVAAQRGVDELPAREEVHANELQACVARQGVSVARGDVLLVRVGNARRWGDEPAYLASAGMARDASLWAAERGVVAVGADNMAWDVIGARDPEVGLLPGHLELLARRGIYIIENLNLDDLSRERIYSFVCVCLPLKFRGATGSPVRPVAIVQQA is encoded by the coding sequence ATGCAGGGCGCGCGCGTGTTCGACCTCGAACAATCGCGCCACGCCGGTATGCCGGTCCACCCGTCGCACAAGCCGGGCTACCTTTACACGCTCTACCGCCGGCACCAGGACACCTACGCACCGGAGCGCGACGGGCCGCGCTCGTCGGCCTCCGGCATGTTGTCGATGATGGAGCACACCGGCACGCACATCGACGCGCACGCGCACCAGGCCGACTCGCTGACGTTGTGCGGCGGCATCGCCGTCACGCCGCAGGTGCAAACGCCGGCCGGCTTCACGCGCGGCGGCGTCGAGGAGATCGCGCCGATCGTCGCGCGCGGCGTCCTGCTCGACGTGGCCGCCCAGCGCGGCGTGGACGAACTGCCCGCGCGCGAAGAGGTGCATGCGAACGAGCTGCAGGCGTGCGTTGCCCGGCAGGGCGTTTCGGTCGCGCGCGGCGATGTCCTGCTGGTGCGCGTCGGCAACGCGCGGCGCTGGGGCGACGAACCGGCCTATCTCGCCAGCGCCGGCATGGCGCGCGATGCGTCGCTCTGGGCGGCGGAGCGCGGCGTCGTCGCCGTCGGCGCGGACAACATGGCGTGGGACGTGATCGGCGCACGCGACCCGGAGGTCGGCCTCCTGCCGGGGCACCTCGAACTGCTGGCCCGGCGCGGCATCTACATCATCGAGAACCTCAACCTCGACGACCTGAGCCGCGAGCGTATTTACTCTTTCGTGTGCGTCTGCCTGCCGCTCAAGTTTCGCGGCGCGACCGGCTCGCCCGTGCGGCCAGTGGCGATCGTCCAGCAGGCGTAG
- a CDS encoding type II toxin-antitoxin system HigB family toxin, which produces MRIIARRTLREFWQRHSAAEQPLRAWYAQVRSAVWRTPADVKNDYRNASLLANQRVIFNIKGNSYRLVTMLNYQHGIVFIRFIGTHADYDRIDAGKI; this is translated from the coding sequence ATGCGGATTATTGCACGCAGGACATTGCGTGAATTCTGGCAACGACACTCGGCCGCCGAACAGCCATTGCGCGCCTGGTATGCGCAGGTGCGCAGCGCCGTCTGGCGCACGCCCGCGGACGTGAAAAATGACTACCGCAATGCCAGCCTGCTGGCTAATCAGCGCGTCATATTTAATATCAAGGGAAACAGCTACCGCCTGGTTACCATGCTCAATTACCAGCATGGCATCGTGTTTATTCGGTTTATTGGCACCCATGCCGATTATGACCGGATTGATGCAGGCAAGATTTGA
- a CDS encoding transcriptional regulator has product MTVKIHPIRDEADYDAALHAIETLWDAAPGTPRGDALDVLTTLVAVYEDEHHPVPPPDPIEAIQHYLESRGLTRRDLEPYFGSRARVSEVLARRRRLTLPMIRRLKRGLGIPADVLIQPYDLR; this is encoded by the coding sequence ATGACAGTGAAAATTCACCCGATCCGCGATGAGGCAGACTACGATGCTGCTCTGCACGCCATTGAGACGCTGTGGGACGCCGCACCCGGGACACCGCGCGGCGACGCGCTTGATGTGCTGACGACACTGGTCGCGGTATATGAAGATGAGCATCATCCGGTGCCACCGCCCGATCCGATCGAAGCGATCCAGCACTATCTGGAAAGCCGGGGCCTGACGCGCCGCGATCTCGAGCCATATTTTGGCTCGCGCGCGCGCGTATCGGAAGTGCTGGCGCGCCGCCGGCGGCTGACGTTGCCCATGATTCGCCGGCTGAAACGGGGACTCGGCATCCCGGCCGACGTCCTGATACAGCCATACGATCTGCGCTGA
- a CDS encoding methylcrotonoyl-CoA carboxylase: MDLLTSALRSDDAEFVANEAYHRALAAELRDRLAQARRGGDAPAHARHREQGKMPVRERIDRLLDDGAPFLELSPLAADGMYDGDAPCAGIVTGIGVVSGCEVVIVANDATVKGGTYYPLTVKKHLRAQDVAAQNRLPCLYLVDSGGAFLPMQDEVFPDRDDFGRIFFNQARLSAAGIAQIAVVMGSCTAGGAYVPAMSDETIIVKGTGTIFIGGPPLVKAATGVDVSAEELGGADVHTRLSGVADHFAEDDAHALEIARAIVATLNTRKPVALDLAPPEEPRYDPQELYGVLPRNPKALYDVREVIARLVDGSRFREFKARYGTTLVCGFARIHGYPLGIVANNGVLFSESSLKGAHFVELCTTRGIPLLFLQNITGFMVGKEYEVGGIARDGAKMVHAVANANVPKLTVVIGGSFGAGNYGMCGRAYDPRFLWMWPNSRISVMGGEQAANVLLTVKQDQLARRSQPPLLPAEADEFRRPTLEKYEREGSPYYSTARLWDDGILDPPETRRVLALALSACLNAPIAPTTYGVFRM; this comes from the coding sequence ATGGATCTCCTCACCTCCGCGCTCCGCAGTGACGACGCCGAGTTCGTTGCCAACGAGGCATACCACCGCGCGCTGGCCGCTGAACTGCGCGACCGGCTGGCGCAGGCGCGCCGGGGCGGCGACGCCCCCGCGCATGCCCGACACCGCGAGCAGGGCAAAATGCCGGTGCGCGAGCGCATCGACCGCCTGCTCGACGACGGCGCGCCGTTCCTCGAACTCTCGCCGCTGGCCGCCGACGGCATGTACGATGGCGACGCGCCGTGCGCCGGCATCGTCACCGGCATCGGCGTCGTCTCCGGGTGCGAGGTCGTCATTGTCGCCAACGACGCCACGGTCAAAGGCGGCACCTACTACCCGCTGACGGTCAAGAAGCACCTGCGCGCGCAGGACGTCGCCGCGCAGAACCGCCTGCCGTGCCTCTACCTGGTCGATTCGGGCGGCGCGTTCCTGCCGATGCAGGACGAGGTCTTCCCCGACCGCGACGACTTCGGGCGCATCTTCTTCAATCAGGCGCGGCTCTCGGCGGCAGGCATCGCGCAGATCGCGGTCGTGATGGGCAGTTGCACGGCAGGCGGCGCGTACGTCCCGGCGATGAGCGACGAGACGATCATCGTCAAAGGCACCGGCACGATCTTCATCGGCGGGCCGCCGCTGGTGAAGGCCGCCACCGGCGTCGACGTCAGCGCCGAGGAGTTGGGCGGCGCCGACGTGCACACGCGCCTGAGCGGCGTGGCCGACCACTTCGCCGAGGACGACGCGCACGCGCTCGAGATCGCGCGCGCCATCGTCGCCACACTCAACACGCGCAAGCCGGTCGCGCTCGACCTCGCGCCGCCGGAGGAGCCGCGCTACGACCCGCAGGAGTTGTACGGCGTCCTGCCGCGCAACCCGAAGGCGCTCTACGACGTGCGCGAGGTGATCGCCCGGCTGGTGGACGGCTCGCGCTTCCGCGAGTTCAAGGCGCGCTACGGCACGACGCTCGTCTGCGGCTTCGCGCGCATCCACGGCTACCCGCTCGGCATCGTTGCCAACAACGGCGTGCTGTTCAGCGAGTCGTCGCTGAAAGGCGCACACTTCGTGGAACTGTGCACCACGCGCGGCATCCCCCTGCTCTTCCTGCAGAATATCACCGGCTTCATGGTCGGCAAGGAGTACGAGGTCGGCGGCATCGCCCGCGACGGCGCGAAGATGGTGCATGCCGTCGCCAACGCCAATGTGCCGAAGCTGACGGTCGTGATCGGCGGCTCGTTCGGCGCGGGCAACTACGGCATGTGCGGCCGCGCCTACGATCCGCGCTTCCTCTGGATGTGGCCGAACAGCCGTATCAGCGTCATGGGCGGCGAGCAGGCCGCCAACGTCCTGCTGACCGTCAAGCAGGATCAACTGGCGCGGCGCAGCCAGCCGCCGCTGCTGCCCGCCGAGGCCGACGAGTTCCGCCGGCCGACCCTCGAAAAGTACGAGCGCGAGGGCAGCCCGTACTACTCGACCGCGCGGCTCTGGGACGATGGCATCTTGGACCCACCGGAGACGCGCCGCGTGCTGGCATTGGCGCTGTCGGCCTGCCTCAACGCGCCGATCGCGCCGACGACTTACGGCGTGTTCCGGATGTAA
- a CDS encoding nucleotidyltransferase domain-containing protein, giving the protein MYTLTQRQSLLDELVRRIVDAYQPERIILFGSMAHGNPDDDSDVDMLIVKDTTEPPLERRVHVRRLAADAHRRVPFSPLVLTPDELASRIAARDAFYADILRSGIVLYERR; this is encoded by the coding sequence ATGTATACGCTCACCCAACGCCAATCACTGCTGGACGAATTGGTGCGCCGGATTGTGGACGCCTATCAACCGGAGCGCATCATCCTGTTCGGCTCCATGGCGCACGGTAACCCTGACGACGATAGCGATGTTGACATGCTGATTGTCAAGGATACCACCGAGCCGCCGTTGGAACGCCGGGTGCATGTCCGGCGGCTGGCCGCCGATGCTCACCGCCGCGTACCCTTCTCGCCGCTGGTGTTGACGCCGGACGAGTTGGCATCGCGCATCGCGGCGCGCGACGCGTTCTACGCCGACATTCTTCGCAGCGGCATCGTCCTGTATGAGCGACGCTGA
- a CDS encoding HEPN domain-containing protein, which produces MSDADPAVPGSWYAQGDVDFRAAEILLAAGESLPVSAFLIQQTAEKYLKGYLLAHGWNLRRTHDLEILVQDAIARDQEFDRFLIACQRITEYYIESRYPLGVLTSFESAQLAADFAIVNDLADLIRRKTPPAAP; this is translated from the coding sequence ATGAGCGACGCTGATCCAGCCGTTCCAGGCAGTTGGTACGCTCAAGGCGACGTTGACTTCCGTGCCGCCGAGATTTTGCTGGCGGCGGGCGAAAGCTTGCCGGTCTCTGCGTTCCTAATCCAGCAAACGGCAGAGAAATACCTCAAGGGCTACTTACTGGCGCATGGCTGGAATCTGCGGCGGACTCACGATCTCGAAATCCTTGTTCAGGACGCGATCGCGCGCGACCAGGAATTCGATCGCTTTCTGATCGCCTGCCAGCGCATCACGGAATACTACATCGAATCACGATATCCGCTCGGGGTACTGACATCATTTGAGTCTGCTCAACTTGCCGCCGATTTCGCTATCGTGAACGACCTCGCTGATCTGATCCGACGTAAAACGCCTCCCGCTGCACCCTGA